actttaaaatgtatcatatgtatctgaattgccgatataaatgagtcaaattaaataaattattagaagaatttttttactaagcaccaacatttttgtttatattaatagtattttgtattttgacaacggcccccgatttgggcgtcgaaacgttaataaaaatcattttttaataatattgtggcttatttcccattctaaatagttaaaatttattatttgtactccgattttcaagattcttgcatcagttttcAGGTACATGTATTTATatcgttttttattattccggtATCAACATTtatttgcttagatggcattatacgggggtgaatggaagcgttttATTTTCTctcaactttaaaaaattctgtggaaaaattttgagggctgattttgtttcatactccttttgtattatacTGGAAGTCTCACTAAGGTTTTCTTTTTTACACTTCATAAAACACTtctttgaaggtttttttaattaaaaatacaaactcactaaaattaacaaaacaaaacaaaattaacaacaaaaccaaacaattcaatagcgggtatatccacctcttgcagcaacgactgctcgcaatctgtttggcatcgaataaagatgtgttatccttgcctcgggaatagcccgatattcctctaccagggccataactgtaccaaattttctggaggcctaggatgacggcgaatagctttttttaattcatcccataaatactcaatatgattgagatctgggctgcatgcggtccattctaatcttatcaatccaacctctattttgtgagtcaatcagtgtttttatttacaaaaaatggtacagctcttacaagaaaagagatattcggataattcaaaaaacaaaattttagtgatgcctccgaaATAAtacgacaggactatgaaacaaaaccagctcttccatttttccacagaatgttttaaatttaggaggaaatacaacacttccattcacccccgtataatacaatgcaagcaaaatttttgtgttaccgtgttaccggaataataccaaacgatatcaatacatgtacctacaaactggtgcaagaatcttgaaaatcggagtacaaataataaagttataaattatcaaacttaatcaaaaattttgggtggcggaattttgtgccggtgagtgtatttacctgtacaagtgtgctgcgcagtaatgaacgtcacctgtatcagtagccagagactggtacggtgttcgaggaagcgtagggaataatatattaaagaaccggttgtcttaatagttatttatgatataagtgttaaaagtaaaCATTTAAagcacatgagtgccttaaaaatgtaggTACTTtgtaacacgcatatcatacaatatttgttctacaaacgtaattacaggacaatatctacaaaaaattttacttgaacttgactgacattctaattttatatttttttgactttacatcaaaattgcatatacggtcaatacgaactgcagtgccttaaaaattttaaagtagcatttttaacgctcctatggagtgctaaaaattgcatttttaacacggttgtagaaaaaatactttttttcggacgttgctagctcttggtccataAGTTCCCTTCAACTGTGAGATTTGCGGTCTAATTCatgtaaaggtttctaattattttcagatcatTGTTCAAttcctacttcttttagtatttgcatcgaCTTTAGCCATTTTGTTGGTATTTCTCCCGAGTTGAATATgttgtatattatatattatgtgtaCATTAAAGCTAAGTACTAAGTAATTATCAGAGATCACTCTTAAAAATAAACTAGCCAAATATAACTTCTGGGGAAAGTGAAAAGTATCATAAGACTTGATAGCATAGTAAGATAAAAACTTAATATCTATTCATAttctatattattatattatgtagaaATTGTTAATATACATAGTCGTTATAATAAGTATTATTACAgtattattataatacctttttCAAATCTTCATAAAAGAGGAACAGCATATTTTCTTCGTGCCTTCTATTCCAACCTTCCTTAAGGTGTTCCCAATATGGCGCCCATGgaactaaaaaattaattatttaattaaatgtGAAAGTCAAGAAATTTACTATAATGCAAAAGTCCCATACAGAGAGCCCAATAAATCAAGAAAAAATGAACACAAGTCTATTATATCTGTAAATTGGAGCTGGggagtcagataatagaacaaatgATGGAGTATAAATAATATCACTCTCTGTAGttagctcgaaacagaagtggaagatttTTTAGTGGCATCGACATTAGTTATTCAGCCAGTCCCAATCAGATTGTCACTAGCTTAAGGGTAGTAAATTTATCAGAAGCTAAGGgtagtaatgtgtagtgtgtatgttgagcgAATAttttgttacttagtaaagtggACTTTATTGTCTTTATAAAGAGATGCTTAGTGAATCTTTGACAAATACTTGTCAAATAATTTTCAACATATTCTGTCAAATATCATTATACCAGTATACAAGTTATATTTTTGtgtatttattttcttttaactGAATTAAAGAACAATGGCCGAATATCCAACAAGGCACTGCGGCCCTTGTCCCAATTTAGCTCAATTTGTGTCGAGAGAAGAAGCTGCCCGTTTTGAGCAAAAAACGGTTCCGAATGTTGAATTCCACGAGAACCAAAGATCGGATGAGCCTGGTTTAGGCGTAAATACATCGAATCTTAAACCAGATTTAACCGTATCTCCCATTAAAGCAGTACACTTTGAAAATAAAGATCGTAGAGTAGGTAATGGATATGTGGGAGGTATTCCTGAATGTGAAATGACGAAACAAGAAGCCTGTCACTGTTGTAATGGTCAAAATGGTACTGCGAAAAAAGAAACTTTAAAAGGTAATATCTTTATCTATTTTTATGACTAGGTACTTATTTAAAATGGTTAGTGGAAAGACAAAGAAATGGCTTCCAATCTGTCTAAAAGAAGATGGTTTTGAGGTCTACAATTTTCTATTCATCGTCAGATCTCCTATAAGAGTCTCGGTTTGCTTTTTTTAATAggctattttttatataaaactcgTCCAGAATTTAGAGATTAGTTTCGGTGTTCTTCTTGTGGTAGTTTATAttcgtttcggatgttggcgaccatcatggcaatctatactttgcacactgctgctctgaaaagatttgtggttatTGTGTCGAATCACGTACgcagatttttcagccaggaaatccttcgccttcctcaTCCACgtttttcttttactttttccTGTAAGATTATTTTAAGCAGTCTATATCTCTCGCTGTTTCTCATGATGttaccgaggtattcgattttggcatCATTTTCTTGTGGTAAACCGTTTCGTCGGTTTCGACGGtactttacattttttaagaGCCCGTGTTTCACCTGCGTTTGTAGCAATGGAAATAATAAGAGCATTGACCAACCTAGGCTTGATATTCCttgttatttttctatctttccatattttaattaatttagctgTTTCGGTTCAGCCCACTGCTAGTCTGCGCTTGATTTTTGAAGAACAATCGCCCTTGTTGCTAATCAAGGAGCTCAAATATCCAAACATATCTACTACTTTGAAATTCGCTACTTAGTATAATGTGCGGTAGATTATGATTTGCCCTGTctacgatcattatttttgttattctgGTATTGATATGAAGTCCGAATTCTTTGCTGATCCGACTTATTCGTTCGGTGATTGTAATCATGTCAACTTCATTCGCTGCTAATATAAGTATATCATCTGCGTATTGCAGGTTACTGATTTTTCTGCTCCTGTAGTGATTCCTCCATTCTCCATTCTCCCATACTTGCAATATACTCATTCAAATCAAATAGACTTAATATTGGCATAATTTTCAACAACTATAACTTTCCTTGAACTGTTAAGTAGCACTCTGATAAATAACCGAAATTTGTAACTCTTGAAACCGGCCGttcaatttatttttatgtaattttCAGGCATACTCAAAAAAGATTCAGGTCCTAAAACAGTCGAGGAAATGTGTGCAGATTCCGCAAAAGCTCAAGAACAACCGCCTCCCGTTAGCCACCCAACACAACGTTCTGCTCAGGTTGATGAAAAAGGAAATTCTGCGTGTTATTTACCTCAACCCAACGATTCCCTACCCCATATTCTGGCTACAGAAATGGGACCAATAGGGCCGTGGGCTACTGGTAGAGTTGATTGGGGTCCTCTATCTGGACTGACCGGTACAAGACCCGTCGTAGACAAGTATTCAATAGCTAGATATAGTGAAATTGATTGGAGACtcggaaataaaaaaatactagaCCAAGCTATAACAGAGCAGCATAGAGCCAACTTAATCGACTGGAATGGTCAACAATGTCTCGCTCAAACATTGACAGACGCGGACAAAAATCAAGCAGACAATACAAAAAAGTTAAACCAACGGGAACTTGAGCTACATCGATGGAAGTGTGAACTGGAAAAAGCTATTGCAGCAGAATCTGAGGAAATCTCTTTTATGGAAGAGCAAAGACACAGACTAAAGCAAGCTAGTAAAGTACTTACTCTTCCTGAGTCTATCGCTGGTGAAGCGTTGGAGAGAAGAACTGGTAGAATCGATGGAGAATTGGTTCGTGATGAAGTTGAAGAAGAACTGATCAAAGAAGTAGCTTTATGCGCAGAAATTAGAGATGTATTTTCTAGAACCCTAAAAGATGTGGAAAAACAACTGTTGGAAAACAAAACTGCGAAACAACGATTAGAATACGATTGGAGcgataaaaaagtttcccatgaAATAGATTCCATTAATATggctttaaataataaatctacggTGTTGATGTTTAAGCCTGGAGCTGTTCGTTTTCCAGATGAACAATCTACTCCTGATTATTGGGAACATTTTACACGCGAAACTCTTTTAGAAGGAGAAGCTACCAGGCAAAGGTAAACAATAAATGAGGGGCTCGGTAGTAAACAATGGTAAGGgacaaattttgatttttcgcgAGATAGTATGTAAAAGATGGCAAGGGACATGGCAAAGCACAAAAGTTTACTTAGTTTATCCTCCAAATAATAGATGGATCCAGattaatttcttaaaatttggTAAAGAGACATGCATAAGCATGAAAATAATGTTATGTGTCCGTGATAATGCAGGTTGTTCAAATCTAAATGGCTTTTTTGCTGTTAACAGTGACAATTCTGAGAGCTACGATGATTGCCACTCAGATAAAGGTCCTGAATTTCAAGTATTTAGTGAAGCTAGCTTGGTCAAGTTTCTATAAAGAGGACAATGTCTTTATATTCTTAGAATAAATGTTCGCAAGTAAAAAATAGTAAGGGATGTACTTAACATTGTTTATATCCACGTTCACTGTGcataaaaattttgtactttcaaacatgaaaataaattctCTCCAGAgctgtattattatttttatttaaacgttTTAGAAAACCTGAAAGATGTAAAATCATCTTGGGAATTGATTCCAGCTGTTTACCACAAATGGtatcaaaatttaaaatgaattcctAGTACCTACCTATCAAATTATGTTAAGTCAACAGCACTTAACACGTTACGTTaaattatttcaaatattttaggtaaacaatgttaagttgtagttcatattttcatacttttctaattaatcattataaaaatatatttggttttccatattttgcctaCGTATTAACAATATATTCAGCTAGTTTTAACATGCTtcatacttttatattttttaataaaaaatataagaatatttttttcaaaattcaacacttcaaaactcaaaacttctttactgccccttacatttttttactgcCGGACCCCTcaaatagtttttatttaatCAGGACCTCTGTTATTTCTAATATAGCTCTCATTTGGTctaattttgcatttttttagcTGGGAGAGAAGCCCTTTGATTGTAAGTCTCCATATTCAATTTTTACCATAGTTTAAAGCTTTTGTTTATCAGCTATGTCCATTTAATCTCTCTGGTATCATATTTTCCCGGTAGGTATCACTTATTTGATCCACAGTGTCCATTATTTGAGTCATTCTTGTTTTTGTGTAGACACTAttctgtctgttttttaatgtgcctccagtaagttgtcattccatcgttttatTGGTttttccactgatcgtcttcctgtTGGGGCATCGTCCTTACTACACTATTTGTTaccattcggcttatgtggtagttccattctactcttctgctttttacccagttaatagggtggaacgaaaaattcgAAGTCATTATTTTCTATGGGGCTAGTACGAAAAAGTTGTGTTTtgatgtacagtggaaccccgttaactcggattaatcgggaccgcggccgatccgggttatcgaaaattcgggttagccggagaaaatggtaaaaattattaaaatatggtatgcttacagataaactccgttataattggcacacagacacttgtaaaccacgttcgcgttccacacatacaaagcgtcgtcgagagtctcatttttagctttcttagctttgcaccgattgtccaaactgtcttttgttatcattttgaaacaaaaacaacattttaagttttattgccattacgtagacaaaaaatccaaacacaaaatctgaatatatttacgCGGAACGAACAATGagactttactacacacacacaataccgtctcgcaacgagaacgaacttatgttatttaataagagtgaagACTAAGGCCAtcgtttgaaaaataattttttaatagtcttttctaaacaatgctagacagtttcaagtaaataaaggatactacagatgcCTATTGGTTTCGATAACACGAGAATGAGCGTTGTCTGTCATGCCAGttatattatgtatcaaattacacaaatacgcattatctctcattgtataatgtgtttgacattgaaaattgaaacgaatgaactacataggaattcgctaaaacgacaaatttttacgaagtttattatgataaataaaattagcctgaaaaatataagatattatagtattcgaacaatatgtttataaggaaagataaaagaaaatattttaagatgttgaaaagaaattggaaaatccagcataaaggacatacatttttattgttgtaatgtttgtctgataaaaatcggtccgggttagccggacttccgggttatcgggggccgacttatcggggttccactgtatattaaaactgtaagaaatcttttttgtattggaccctatcttcaggttccatattaaattaaaatttttgggaataacaaaaaaaaattttttatcagttctttgaatctaaataattgtttaatgatacaatatatattttaaaattggtagtctgattttgtgtaaaaaaacggcataatatttctagactgcaACCTTGAAGGAATAAAGCCATCCCTTGATTCTGGTCCACAAACAGCAGCTGATGCTTCAGTTACTAACTTAACAGTTCTTTCCACGGATTTTGTATGACAAGGGCAGTTTAAGACCTCTATGTTGTTGTAATTCCCAGAATCAATCATATCCCTTACATCTTTATTGGAAATATGTTTTATCAAAGGAGGAGCCGTAACTTTGAATCCAGAAATAGATATTAAGTAATTATAATCTGCAGCACTAAACTTTAATGTTCGTATTTTGAATCCCCGGATCTTTTTTTCTTTCTGACTTTCTCTAGCTTTCGACACTCTGCGTAGTCCTAGCTCCCGTATATGTTTTCGTTCATCTTTCATCATACCGAGTAATacattttcgggatgggcaaaatAAGCATTCCTTTGGATAACGGCATCGACAATGTTTCTTTGGTCAACTGGTAGAAATCGTGAATAATGGATCATTTGCCATCAATGTTTTGAACCATCAGAACAGCTAGgatacagttttatataaaaccaaactggtgcatacactttttggatgaaacttattaacataattaattgttCCATTCAGTTCCAACATACAATCGAGGCAACCGATTATCAACTGTCAGCCAGCTTGCGTATGATATTTTCCCAGGTTTTTATGGCTAAAATCATTAGGACATTTTCCCGCAGCAACTGTTTGACTGATTTGGTACAAGTACTTCTGATCGGTACTAAggtctgttgtttctaataacaTTGGTAGGTTGTTTTCTATTGCGACAAAATCGACAACAGCCTTCTCTTCACAGCGTTCCAGAAGTTTCCCTATTGGCCCTGAAAAACCAAGTAGTCCACTGGTGCATCCATTTAACTGTTGAACTAAATGACGTAGAGGTAGCTCATT
The window above is part of the Diabrotica virgifera virgifera chromosome 2, PGI_DIABVI_V3a genome. Proteins encoded here:
- the LOC114330084 gene encoding tektin-4-like, yielding MAEYPTRHCGPCPNLAQFVSREEAARFEQKTVPNVEFHENQRSDEPGLGVNTSNLKPDLTVSPIKAVHFENKDRRVGNGYVGGIPECEMTKQEACHCCNGQNGTAKKETLKGILKKDSGPKTVEEMCADSAKAQEQPPPVSHPTQRSAQVDEKGNSACYLPQPNDSLPHILATEMGPIGPWATGRVDWGPLSGLTGTRPVVDKYSIARYSEIDWRLGNKKILDQAITEQHRANLIDWNGQQCLAQTLTDADKNQADNTKKLNQRELELHRWKCELEKAIAAESEEISFMEEQRHRLKQASKVLTLPESIAGEALERRTGRIDGELVRDEVEEELIKEVALCAEIRDVFSRTLKDVEKQLLENKTAKQRLEYDWSDKKVSHEIDSINMALNNKSTVLMFKPGAVRFPDEQSTPDYWEHFTRETLLEGEATRQRSVTLRGTLDNILNNAARDLRAQADKVEAALEKRIACTQKVTKHLEDELRGVLQRLADIERLKDSLREAIRRLDTPMKKAQTRLDNRLLRPRVENCRDNVHFGLIEEVKTIGESVAALSAQMKQAEESQGRLMQARSDLEREIMLKMKTLEIDHGRTRRIRSYFPSAAALSGY